From the genome of Torulaspora globosa chromosome 2, complete sequence, one region includes:
- the TAO3 gene encoding Tao3p (ancestral locus Anc_2.232), with the protein MNSAFTFPAQSEALESFKFPIKEENDITTSQSASQIPNGAQSRSHNGGYMLESNQDVLPPTIDIPPPVESIEEIAQVSSKTNPNANIEEIVLADDFIPVPGASPEQISAITPTETTSRSLAEEYVSNLRQQLATDWKSPSEYALHVLFTKFVRHAESKLNLCLQHPLISEPPIVDILGEGVDPVFDKIIESLGHIAKRKPKPVIDAMMFWRKTKSEIARVATELVEKLLREYENEQTRTNPRNNHMVQTAVPMAHSKSLSNGSRFTHKRNSSSKSSAGSRSGIEGSRFRELESQIESAKATALKADRKSLISIYILCRVLIEIVKQSSGEGDEDLSDKLEEIVFTQLKTTDPLSISSSIIKSSNWNSFAELLGWMSEKKFLSVSDRFVADLEKIPTYINRNLEPAVHLLILGMRYLRLKNYPLERFEETADFIKSIAKFFSRAENISVSLAYAEVISQLLLPLAGTLTAEVNHPIWVEAMTTLLAAGSKLLSDSKYWASGFKLTISVLCASPSELFSLNWISLIEKNAKKSRNKQLAARVLFAVGLSRLVWVYLYRCPETLNNTTRTLHKVIGLYVNSKRKENWITTDLELINPLSDVLVTIGHAYPNFVVEHAMIPLVRQSFNGSNLDGINYEKLILAINTYRGLLMTNKKPEFPENDSRFYELGLNDISIKKSEALLLNHEEICSHFYKLFLILDSKIGCEVWSPENQHNREPPTPFEKFSFSFTHDNNTNNNRNLNVALFATLIETIPSCLCISAQMPFKSAIEVLSRNAVHADLLIATSCENALKALASKRNPYTVITWFAKYSFDFDEKTQSSYNMSYLSSSEYRKLLMLYVELLECWLEEFQSGSEDVKRREATQDAVNLGPDLPDTAEPSEMEMLELKNTATVIEEVEGNGLFFLCSQDPAIRKLSIQILRITSRFDRATIGKATKMSNGHSRSSSRFAADSGTRLVDLLNDSDYNSLVDPKKVFLSDVEKSRISKLTSKYKKGMLIKLAESEYGVDAALWQRVFPKLLSVIFESCPVTMALCRSIVCIRLVQVHEIILQIANKVDGRVSDVSPEAVTNQWKLYLIVACTSLTSTNDQKLHIPTASPQHGRKKSQQIFTVQHQKIKSATSIFKMVLPLLNAKCGIVRDAIIAGLSSMNVNIYRAYIENVDKFLTSWKISSTTNKIRVEMFHVLTILSRFLHNPTVLEDEWALSKISAFLKHVKRFLEEETIQSSYTYQPLRSFFAEFLKNYCIATKAKGVFKKSLPFAARASCFNYLKEWCGYGEYAYVAEERYATMIRNVSNSRDRTTITAGIEFQKSRLEKVALECMVVLCSDPITEKLNSGSDLPIIVSFDIGGLLSWIEALFNASDEAVRLIGVRALENLLGKNKENSKLFRDVALQCVSYHKQPIVSTLYYTTFCKIVLEMDDLILDEDELVSLGLYGLVSDKEETRTYAVDLLCVVESQLHNSSYTKVFKERLASTSKSVYKSTAKEISSIFAELLSQDLCLKIFSNLVRILGLFAFDIKKDLLILMVPWVNKFILKSFDEPDTFMALNNLFYITIDLNDKLPLEVEQLWISLGKGNSLQNIHVSLEYIITLSINHRNPAFVQHAKDVVLYLANVPGGIGLIDTLLQNLEPKYMVPVNTVSTIAPADNGKFSFVADIWGRLDYHGKSITFSKAHLSIIFLVNLASTPSESLKGSIPTLLHISICLLDHYMPLIQESASKVICDLIFSMAPGHEKSDATVKMLRDKHSLWSYDNLMKDKNGARSPKAMDALTRNILSIFSQIDGFHAEWQRISLKWATTCSVRHIACRSFQVFRPLLTFVDQGMLRDMLHRLSNTISDVSPDIQGFAMQILMTLNAVTAELDPADLINFPQLFWSITACLNSIHEQEFIEVLSCFTKFLSKIDLDAPDTVQCLVATFPSNWEGRFEGLQQIVMTGLRSANSLDITWKFLDKLNLLKDSRIVANSESRLLFALIANLPRFLHAMSQRDFTSIQPAIDALTNLSEAYKQPSLSRLIDSLSRNKFRSKKDFMSQVVSFISRNYFPEFSGQTLVFLLRLLLNKIGWVKVETMEILKYIFPLVDLKRPEFTGVGADLISPLLRLLLTEYETQALEVLDCVTNVSGSKLDKDVLRISMGNKDIKASGTITTTLFGIPEESGWSVPMPTMTAATTRHNVHAVFMTCAVETHGEASMEQPPAMDDIVEFHADTDYGFGRTETNDSVSLVEEKDASLSHMWAELDNLDSFFTKTTVSASVAPHSGLGILHDRTNSVETTQTEQTSTFESAPQLYDKKVSALLNGSLTKINSNVSFKKSLADSFTVSTPNEKLVSEPALRTAYHSPHLYGEDTMAPRSRNSNVLKSPGNAVLGAVSSSRSKAIESPQDTLFRFEGFLKSSQRSSRRKWQYHQQHQQLLSQTIHEQNPQSPYEGDSITPPLRASSASPVLPLNATSVLGNNVDNLKGKQGIYKQNSGKSGTSKSNKHQKLYHLPHFSSSKTQTWINGSNWDSEQK; encoded by the coding sequence ATGAATTCGGCATTCACCTTCCCAGCGCAATCAGAGGCCCTGGAATCTTTTAAGTTCCCAataaaagaagaaaacgacATAACAACGAGCCAAAGCGCTTCTCAGATTCCAAATGGTGCGCAATCTAGATCACACAACGGAGGCTACATGCTAGAAAGTAACCAAGACGTACTTCCGCCAACAATCGACATACCGCCACCGGTAGAAAGTATTGAGGAGATCGCAcaggtttcttcaaaaacaaaTCCGAACGCGAACATAGAGGAGATTGTGTTGGCAGATGATTTCATTCCGGTGCCAGGTGCATCGCCCGAGCAAATCTCTGCAATCACTCCCACAGAGACAACCAGTAGGTCATTGGCAGAAGAATATGTCAGTAATTTGCGGCAGCAGTTGGCTACAGACTGGAAAAGCCCCTCTGAGTATGCTCTCCATGTTCTTTTCACAAAATTTGTCCGTCATGCAGAAAGTAAGCTCAATCTCTGTTTACAACATCCTCTGATCTCTGAGCCACCAATAGTTGATATTCTAGGTGAAGGAGTGGATCCCGTTTTCGATAAGATAATAGAATCGCTTGGACATATTGCCAAAAGGAAGCCGAAACCCGTAATAGACGCTATGATGTTTTGGAGAAAGACCAAGTCAGAAATCGCAAGGGTTGCCACCGAGCTAGTCGAGAAGCTTTTACGTGAATATGAAAACGAGCAGACGAGAACCAATCCCAGAAACAACCACATGGTGCAAACTGCTGTGCCAATGGCCCACAGCAAAAGCTTGAGCAACGGAAGTCGCTTTACGCACAAGAGAAAtagctcttcaaaatcgtcAGCAGGAAGCAGAAGCGGCATAGAAGGTAGCCGCTTCAGGGAACTAGAATCACAAATCGAGTCTGCGAAAGCAACCGCCTTGAAAGCTGATCGAAAATCGTTGATAAGCATATACATCCTTTGCCGAGTCTTGATTGAGATTGTGAAGCAATCatctggagaaggagaCGAGGACTTGAGTGACAAACTTGAGGAAATTGTTTTCACGCAATTAAAGACTACAGATCCCCTTTCAATTTCCTCAAGCATTATAAAGTCATCCAACTGGAATTCGTTTGCAGAACTGCTTGGATGGATGTCGGAAAAGAAGTTCCTTTCCGTCAGCGATAGATTTGTCGCGGATTTAGAAAAAATACCGACCTACATCAACCGTAATCTGGAGCCAGCCGTTCATCTGCTCATTCTGGGAATGAGGTACTTGAggctgaaaaattatcCCTTGGAGAGGTTCGAGGAAACGGCTgatttcatcaaaagtATTGCAAAATTCTTCTCTAGGGCTGAAAACATATCAGTTAGCCTGGCCTATGCAGAGGTCATTAGTCAGCTACTTCTTCCGCTAGCTGGAACGTTAACAGCCGAAGTTAATCATCCTATATGGGTTGAAGCAATGACAACTTTGCTTGCCGCTGGTAGCAAACTACTCTCAGATAGTAAGTATTGGGCCAgtggcttcaagctcaCCATATCGGTCCTTTGCGCTTCTCCTTCTGAACTGTTTTCGCTTAACTGGATCTCTCTAATAGAGAAAAACGCCAAAAAGAGCCGAAACAAGCAATTGGCTGCTAGAGTACTTTTCGCTGTTGGTCTTTCTCGTCTTGTGTGGGTCTACCTTTATAGATGCCCCGAAACGCTGAATAACACGACGAGGACGCTGCATAAAGTGATAGGCCTATACGTGAACAGCAAGAGGAAGGAAAATTGGATCACTACTGATCTGGAGCTGATTAATCCCTTATCAGATGTTCTGGTAACAATAGGACACGCTTATCCCAACTTTGTGGTGGAGCATGCCATGATTCCATTGGTCAGGCAATCTTTCAACGGTTCAAACCTGGACGGTATCAATTACGAAAAGTTAATACTGGCAATTAACACGTATCGTGGACTTCTGATGACCAATAAGAAGCCTGAATTTCCCGAAAACGATAGCCGATTCTATGAATTAGGTTTAAATGACATCtcaatcaagaaatcagaggctcttcttctcaatcaTGAGGAGATCTGTAGCCATTTTTACAAACTATTCCTTATCCTCGACTCAAAAATTGGATGTGAAGTGTGGTCTCCGGAGAATCAACATAATAGAGAACCACCAACCccttttgaaaagttctctttcagctttaCACACGATAATAACACAAACAATAATAGAAATCTTAATGTCGCTCTTTTTGCGACTCTAATAGAAACAATTCCCAGCTGTTTATGCATCTCGGCACAAATGCCGTTCAAATCCGCAATTGAAGTTCTTTCTAGAAATGCAGTGCATGCAGATCTTTTAATTGCCACTAGTTGTGAAAATGCGTTAAAAGCTTTAGCTTCGAAAAGGAATCCTTACACAGTAATAACCTGGTTTGCAAAGTACTCTTTTGACTTTGATGAGAAGACACAATCGAGTTACAACATGTCGTACCTATCTTCTTCGGAATATAGGAAACTTTTAATGCTTTACGTTGAACTGCTTGAGTGCTGGCTGGAAGAATTTCAGTCGGGCAGCGAAGACGTGAAACGACGAGAAGCTACGCAGGATGCTGTCAACTTAGGTCCTGATCTGCCAGATACAGCGGAACCAAGCGAAATGGAAATGTTGGAACTAAAAAACACGGCAACGGTTATTGAAGAGGTGGAGGGAAATGGGCTGTTTTTTCTCTGTTCTCAGGATCCGGCGATTAGAAAACTCAGTATCCAGATATTGAGGATTACATCGAGATTCGACAGGGCAACGATAGGGAAGGCGACGAAGATGTCGAACGGCCATTCCCGATCTTCGTCACGATTTGCAGCAGACAGTGGGACCAGGCTAGTTGATTTGTTGAATGATAGTGATTACAATAGTCTAGTAGATCCGAAGAAGGTCTTCCTAAGCGACGTTGAAAAGTCGCGGATTTCTAAATTAACCTCCAAATACAAAAAAGGCATGCTTATCAAATTGGCAGAATCGGAATATGGGGTGGACGCGGCTCTTTGGCAGAGAGTATTTCCGAAACTGCTGTCCGTCATTTTTGAGTCTTGTCCGGTTACCATGGCACTGTGTCGCTCAATAGTTTGCATCCGGcttgttcaagttcatGAGATTATTCTGCAAATCGCGAACAAGGTCGATGGGCGTGTTTCGGATGTTTCACCCGAAGCAGTGACTAATCAATGGAAACTTTATTTGATCGTCGCTTGTACGTCGCTCACCTCGACAAACGATCAAAAATTACACATACCCACCGCAAGTCCTCAACACGGCAGGAAGAAAAGCCAACAAATATTTACTGTTCAACATCAGAAAATCAAGTCTGCAACTTCGATATTCAAGATGGTTCTACCGCTTTTAAACGCAAAGTGCGGAATTGTGAGGGATGCCATTATTGCTGGCCTGAGCTCCATGAATGTCAACATCTACAGAGCATATATTGAGAACGTTGATAAATTCCTTACCAGTTGGAAAATATCCAGCACAACTAATAAGATTCGAGTTGAAATGTTTCATGTGTTGACAATACTGTCGAGATTTCTGCATAACCCGACtgttctggaagatgaGTGGGCCCTGTCAAAAATATCtgctttcttgaagcatGTCAAACGCTTCCTCGAAGAGGAAACTATACAGTCTTCCTACACTTATCAACCGCTGCGCAGCTTTTTTGCTGAAtttctgaaaaattattgCATCGCTACGAAGGCGAAAGGTGTATTTAAAAAGTCGCTTCCTTTCGCAGCTCGGGCATCATGCTTTAATTACTTGAAAGAGTGGTGTGGATACGGCGAGTATGCATATGTTGCTGAGGAAAGATACGCCACTATGATAAGAAATGTCAGCAACAGCCGGGATCGCACCACAATAACGGCAGGAATCGAATTCCAGAAGAGCAGATTAGAAAAAGTCGCTTTGGAATGCATGGTGGTCCTGTGTTCCGACCCAATTACAGAAAAACTAAACAGCGGTTCTGATTTACCCATAATAGTTTCCTTCGACATTGGTGGTTTACTATCTTGGATCGAAGCGTTGTTCAATGCTAGTGATGAAGCAGTTAGATTGATTGGTGTCCGTGCTTTGGAAAATTTACTAGGAAAGAACAAAGAAAATTCCAAGCTTTTCAGAGATGTGGCATTGCAATGCGTCTCTTATCATAAGCAACCTATTGTTTCAACACTGTATTATACGACATTCTGCAAGATAGTTCTTGAAATGGATGACCTGATATTGGACGAGGATGAGTTGGTTTCGTTAGGTTTATATGGTTTGGTGTCGGATAAGGAAGAAACGAGGACGTACGCCGTCGATTTATTATGCGTAGTTGAAAGCCAACTGCATAACTCGTCGTATACCAAAGTTTTCAAGGAGAGACTGGCAAGTACATCGAAGTCTGTCTACAAATCAACTGCGAAAGAAATTTCCAGTATTTTTGCCGAGCTTTTATCGCAGGATCTATGCTTAAAGATCTTTTCGAACCTGGTTCGCATTTTGGGTCTTTTCGCTTttgatatcaagaaggatTTACTCATACTGATGGTCCCATGGGTGAACAAGTTTATTCTGAAATCGTTTGATGAGCCTGATACTTTTATGGCTTTGAATAACCTTTTTTACATTACGATTGATCTCAATGACAAGCTACCTTTAGAAGTCGAGCAATTGTGGATATCTTTAGGTAAAGGCAATTCTTTACAGAACATCCATGTGTCATTGGAATATATTATTACCCTATCGATCAACCATAGGAATCCGGCTTTCGTCCAGCACGCAAAAGACGTTGTGTTATATCTGGCTAATGTACCTGGAGGGATTGGTTTGATTGACACATTATTGCAAAATCTAGAGCCTAAATATATGGTCCCAGTTAACACCGTTTCTACAATCGCTCCTGCGGATAATGGCAAATTCTCATTCGTTGCAGACATTTGGGGCCGTTTGGACTATCATGGGAAAAGTATaaccttttccaaagcgCACTTGTCAATAATTTTCCTCGTGAACTTAGCGAGTACTCCATCAGAATCTTTGAAGGGCAGTATTCCAACATTGCTGCACATCTCGATCTGTTTGCTAGATCACTATATGCCTTTGATTCAAGAAAGCGCTTCAAAAGTCATTTGCGATCTTATTTTCAGTATGGCTCCTGGCCATGAAAAGTCAGATGCTACAGTGAAAATGCTCAGGGACAAACATAGCTTATGGTCCTACGACAACCTGATGAAGGACAAAAATGGAGCTCGCTCTCCTAAAGCAATGGATGCTTTAACGCGTAATATTCTCTCAATCTTCTCGCAAATTGATGGCTTTCACGCTGAATGGCAAAGAATTTCGCTAAAATGGGCAACCACCTGCTCAGTCAGACATATTGCCTGCCGCTCCTTTCAAGTGTTTAGACCTTTACTTACATTTGTGGATCAAGGCATGCTTCGTGATATGCTGCATAGGCTCTCTAATACGATATCTGATGTAAGCCCAGATATACAAGGTTTCGCCATGCAGATCCTCATGACGCTGAATGCGGTAACTGCTGAGCTTGATCCAGCTGATTTGATTAATTTTCCGCAACTCTTTTGGTCTATCACAGCCTGCTTGAATAGCATCCATGAACAGGAGTTCATTGAGGTTTTGTCTTGCTTCACAAAATTTCTATCCAAAATAGACTTGGATGCACCAGACACTGTTCAATGCCTTGTTGCCACTTTCCCGTCTAACTGGGAAGGCAGGTTTGAAGGGCTGCAGCAAATTGTTATGACTGGTTTAAGGTCTGCGAATTCGCTTGATATTACCTGGAAATTCTTGGACAAGTTAAATCTACTGAAAGACAGTCGCATTGTGGCAAACTCCGAGTCACGGTTGCTGTTTGCACTTATAGCCAATCTACCGAGATTCCTTCACGCCATGAGCCAAAGGGATTTTACCAGTATTCAGCCGGCCATCGATGCATTAACAAATTTGTCGGAAGCTTACAAACAGCCTTCTCTCTCCAGATTGATCGattctctttcaagaaacaaatTCAGGTCAAAGAAGGACTTTATGAGTCAAGTAGTGAGCTTCATCTCGCGTAACTACTTCCCAGAGTTCTCAGGACAGACTCTAGTGTTTTTACTAAGATTGCTGCTTAACAAGATCGGATGGGTTAAAGTTGAAACTATGGAAATTCTCAAGTATATTTTCCCACTAGTCGACTTGAAGAGACCTGAGTTTACTGGAGTCGGAGCTGACTTGATTTCTCCACTGTTAAGATTATTGCTTACTGAGTACGAAACCCAGGCTTTGGAGGTTCTTGATTGCGTGACGAACGTGTCAGGGAGCAAGTTGGATAAGGATGTTCTTAGAATAAGTATGGGAAACAAGGATATCAAGGCCAGTGGTACCATTACGACAACGCTTTTCGGCATTCCGGAGGAAAGTGGATGGTCTGTCCCGATGCCGACTATGACTGCAGCAACAACTAGACACAATGTTCATGCTGTCTTCATGACATGTGCAGTGGAAACTCATGGAGAAGCGTCTATGGAGCAACCACCCGCCATGGATGATATTGTTGAATTCCATGCTGATACAGACTACGGTTTTGGAAGGACCGAAACCAATGATTCTGTATCTCTGGTCGAAGAAAAAGACGCCTCTTTGAGCCATATGTGGGCAGAACTTGACAACCTGGATAGTTTCTTTACTAAGACTACTGTGTCGGCTTCCGTTGCCCCACACTCTGGTTTGGGAATCCTTCACGATCGAACAAACTCGGTCGAGACAACGCAAACAGAACAAACTTCTACTTTTGAATCTGCTCCTCAGCTTTATGACAAGAAAGTATCCGCTCTTTTGAATGGTAGTCTGACCAAAATCAACTCGAACGTGTCATTTAAAAAATCATTAGCAGATTCTTTCACCGTTAGCACTCCGAATGAAAAACTTGTAAGTGAACCCGCTTTGAGGACAGCTTATCATAGCCCTCACCTTTATGGCGAAGATACAATGGCACCCCGCTCCCGCAATTCTAATGTGCTAAAATCCCCGGGCAACGCGGTTCTGGGGGCTGTCTCGTCAAGTCGGTCAAAAGCCATTGAGTCTCCACAGGATACCCTCTTCAGGTTTGAGGGCTTCCTGAAGAGCTCACAACGGAGCTCACGGAGGAAATGGCAGTATCATCAGCAACATCAGCAACTTTTATCACAAACGATACATGAGCAGAATCCACAATCTCCGTATGAAGGGGATAGCATCACACCGCCTCTGAGggcttcttctgcttcacCAGTTTTGCCATTAAATGCAACATCTGTCCTTGGTAATAATGTGGATAACCTGAAAGGCAAGCAAGGTATTTATAAGCAGAACAGTGGTAAATCGGGCACTTCAAAATCTAACAAACATCAGAAGCTTTATCATCTGCCTCATTTCTCAAGCAGCAAAACGCAAACATGGATAAACGGTTCGAATTGGGATTCTGAACAGAAGTAA
- the ASG1 gene encoding Asg1p (ancestral locus Anc_2.231), which translates to MADLQRQQLLQSKRRRVTRACDECRKKKVKCDGQQPCIHCTVYSYECTYNQPTKRNGSSLPTSTQQSQSVKWAKPTGSFNPNISATINVSAPSSVSVGSIKKQNSRESKLQAQVNKYKALFHEILPDLPDIDSLDLPTFIQIFRNFSSNSQYASSILQDTITEYHLIASDATPCSSKTTTPDGSSTGSNSLISTDVVESVDGSIQSHMGREIKIILPPKPIALQFLTNVWEHCCVLLSFYHRPSFIKQFDELYETDPQNYSHDQMQFLPLCYSTMAVGALFSKSMDEPKNPIGQNSDTELENGDENQNEEGSYSRGKFLEDEGYKYFIAARKLIDITNARDLNSIQTILMLIVFLQCSARLSTCYAYIGVAMRSALREGLHRSLTLESGFNPIEIEMRKRLFYSVHKLDIYVNAMLGLPRSLSPEDFDQTLPIELLDENITEEGYFPENENNVLSSAGIANQHTKLVMILDVIVRKLYPTKKTNNLISHDVVTDLEMKLREWLDGLPPELIPGREDVPKEYETANRLLHLSFFHVQLILYRPFIHYLSRKSVANNRDSLSIQRARNSISVARSAVNLAQEMLKKNLLTGSYWYGCYTIFYSVAGLLFYVHEAQPSDKESALEYEQILKDAEIGRNVLLQLKNTSMAADRTYNLLNKIFEKLNSKTIKLSEIHGNSEQQSATKDEKRDMSLQPTTIAPRQISDTSNSGRYFGPELSATFQSQGLRPMANEHAASPNKFNKTISGVNTVNTAATSNIPTNESDIFTKTDTTPMDGFSILDTINNDLFGSANMSDNSFKGLGEMTAPEGSENLGSDGVKREGVDSESYIPGAFDQLDIQLFGRYLPPYMSQQGDASEPGK; encoded by the coding sequence ATGGCGGATTTacagcggcagcagctgttgcagagtaagagaagaagagtaACGAGAGCGTGCGATGAATgcaggaagaaaaaggtGAAATGCGACGGGCAGCAACCGTGTATTCACTGCACTGTTTATTCCTACGAATGTACTTATAATCAACCGACAAAGCGAAATGGGTCTTCGCTACCGACGTCAACACAGCAATCACAGAGTGTTAAGTGGGCTAAACCAACCGGATCTTTCAATCCAAACATATCAGCTACTATCAATGTCAGTGCACCGTCTTCTGTATCAGTGGGATCTATTAAGAAACAGAACTCCCGAGAATCGAAACTGCAGGCTCAGGTCAACAAGTATAAGGCATTATTCCACGAGATACTGCCAGATCTTCCAGATATAGACTCCCTAGACCTTCCGACGTTTATCCAAATATTTCGCAACTTCAGCTCAAATTCTCAGTACGCTTCTTCGATATTGCAGGACACAATAACGGAGTATCATTTAATTGCAAGCGACGCAACGCCTTGCTCATCAAAGACAACAACCCCAGATGGAAGCAGTACCGGAAGTAATAGCCTCATCAGTACAGATGTTGTCGAATCTGTTGACGGTTCAATTCAATCACATATGGGAAGAGAAATAAAGATAATACTACCTCCGAAACCAATAGCGCTTCAATTTCTGACAAATGTTTGGGAGCATTGTTGCGTATTATTGAGCTTTTATCACAGGCCCAGTTTTATAAAACAATTCGATGAACTGTATGAAACCGATCCGCAAAACTACTCACATGATCAGATGCAGTTTTTGCCATTGTGTTATTCAACAATGGCTGTAGGCGCACTCTTTTCTAAATCAATGGATGAGCCAAAAAATCCTATAGGGCAGAATTCAGATACGGAACTCGAGAATGGCGATGAAAACCAAAATGAAGAGGGGTCTTATTCAAGAGGTAAGTTTTTAGAAGATGAAGGTTACAAGTATTTCATCGCAGCAAGGAAATTGATAGACATAACCAATGCTCGTGATCTCAATTCTATCCAGACCATCTTGATGCTGATTGTCTTCCTTCAGTGCTCGGCAAGGTTATCAACATGTTATGCTTATATCGGAGTGGCTATGAGAAGCGCACTGCGTGAAGGACTCCATAGATCGTTAACTCTGGAATCTGGCTTCAATCCAATTGAGATTGaaatgagaaagagattgttTTACTCGGTACATAAATTGGACATCTATGTGAATGCCATGTTAGGCTTACCCAGGTCGCTTTCCCCGGAGGACTTTGACCAAACTTTGCCTATTGAACTATTGGATGAGAATATTACTGAAGAAGGTTATTTCCCGGAGAACGAAAACAACGTTCTCTCCAGTGCAGGTATTGCAAACCAACATACGAAACTGGTAATGATCTTAGATGTGATTGTAAGGAAATTATATCCAACCAAGAAGACAAATAACTTGATTTCTCACGATGTAGTCACAGATTTGGAAATGAAGCTTAGAGAGTGGCTAGATGGACTACCTCCAGAGCTAATTCCTGGACGAGAAGACGTTCCAAAAGAATACGAAACTGCTAATAGATTGTTGCATTTGTCATTTTTCCATGTTCAGCTGATATTATATAGACCCTTTATCCATTATCTCTCCAGGAAAAGTGTGGCAAACAATCGCGATTCCCTTTCAATTCAGCGGGCCAGAAATTCGATCAGTGTAGCGAGATCTGCGGTCAACTTAGCGCAAGAAATGCTTAAGAAAAATTTATTGACAGGTTCCTACTGGTACGGATGTTACACGATTTTTTATTCCGTTGCTGGATTACTCTTCTATGTCCATGAAGCTCAGCCATCAGATAAGGAGAGCGCCCTTGAGTATGAGCAAATATTAAAGGATGCCGAAATTGGAAGAAACGTTTTATTGCAGCTTAAAAATACAAGCATGGCTGCTGATAGAACCTATAATTTACTGAAcaaaatttttgaaaaacTAAACTCTAAAACAATAAAGCTTTCGGAAATCCATGGGAACTCAGAGCAGCAATCAGCCACGAAAGATGAAAAACGAGATATGTCGTTGCAACCAACGACGATCGCCCCTCGCCAAATTTCAGACACTTCTAATTCCGGCAGGTATTTTGGTCCAGAGCTATCGGCCACATTTCAATCACAAGGCTTGCGACCGATGGCAAATGAGCATGCTGCCTCACCTAACAAGTTTAACAAAACAATTAGCGGCGTCAATACCGTAAATACTGCCGCTACATCCAATATTCCAACTAATGAGAGTGATATCTTCACCAAAACTGACACAACCCCGATGGATGGCTTCTCCATTTTGGATACAATAAACAATGACCTTTTTGGAAGCGCAAATATGTCAGacaattctttcaaaggaCTCGGTGAAATGACGGCACCGGAAGGCTCTGAAAATTTAGGTTCGGATGGGGTAAAAAGGGAAGGTGTCGACTCGGAGTCGTACATACCTGGCGCCTTTGATCAACTGGATATACAATTATTCGGTAGGTATTTACCTCCATACATGTCACAACAGGGTGATGCGAGCGAGCCTGGTAAATAA